Proteins found in one Streptococcus anginosus subsp. whileyi MAS624 genomic segment:
- a CDS encoding recombinase family protein, whose protein sequence is MKYGYIRVSTKEQNIDRQLSAILKEDIEMNKIYIDKASGKNFNRKQYRKLMKKIKSGDELYIKSIDRLGRNYDEIIKEWNLITKEKNAEIIVLDFPLLDTRTKVSDITGKFIADIVLQILSYVAQIERENIKQRQMEGIREAKKKGIKFGRSKKEIPKEFDDVAEQWRNNKISLRNGAKQLNVSHTTFSNWIKEKGYMKDNKKKRLLKDLKFIRTYYVSKKVDFYLQ, encoded by the coding sequence ATGAAATATGGATACATACGTGTGTCGACAAAGGAACAAAATATAGACAGGCAATTAAGTGCTATTTTGAAAGAGGATATTGAAATGAACAAAATTTATATTGATAAGGCGAGTGGAAAAAATTTTAATCGAAAACAGTATAGAAAGCTCATGAAAAAAATAAAATCAGGTGATGAGTTATATATTAAATCTATAGACAGACTAGGGCGTAACTACGACGAAATCATAAAAGAATGGAATCTAATTACCAAAGAGAAAAATGCTGAGATTATAGTACTTGATTTTCCATTACTTGATACAAGAACAAAAGTAAGTGATATAACAGGCAAATTTATTGCTGATATTGTTTTACAGATATTATCCTACGTGGCTCAAATAGAAAGAGAAAACATTAAGCAGAGACAGATGGAAGGAATAAGAGAAGCGAAGAAAAAAGGTATTAAATTTGGAAGAAGCAAAAAAGAAATTCCGAAAGAATTTGATGATGTAGCAGAGCAATGGCGTAATAATAAAATTAGTTTAAGAAATGGAGCAAAGCAACTTAATGTAAGTCACACTACTTTTTCTAATTGGATAAAAGAAAAAGGATATATGAAAGATAATAAAAAAAAGAGACTTTTAAAAGATTTGAAATTTATAAGAACATATTATGTGTCAAAAAAGGTAGACTTTTATTTACAGTAA
- a CDS encoding nucleotidyl transferase AbiEii/AbiGii toxin family protein produces the protein MSKLLEISSEELELVIQNTADKLNMSKAIVEKDLWVCVILKYLFSRFKYRDAIVFKGGTSLSKVYKLIERFSEDIDLALDWKVLGYGKIEPYEDRSNTKQLKFNDKINDDTKVFLRDEFLPTLQNDFKEILKHKIYNFYIDEFDRQTICFDYPKNHKDSSILQVIRLEIGSLAEPIPASNQKIKTYIEEAYPEVFDENIEVVAVDSLRTFFEKITILHREANRVNGNYPTRYSRHFYDVYKMILTDIREKSFENIELLKIVIHFKKKFYASNWAKYDDIMNGNLKLIPSKEGLEIFSKDYDSMKNMLFGEKIPFDKIIETLKEYEKELNGVIKNK, from the coding sequence ATGAGTAAATTATTAGAAATATCAAGCGAAGAATTAGAGCTTGTTATACAAAACACCGCAGACAAACTCAATATGTCGAAAGCTATTGTAGAAAAAGATTTGTGGGTATGTGTGATTTTAAAATATCTGTTTAGTAGGTTTAAGTACAGGGATGCTATTGTTTTTAAAGGTGGAACAAGTCTATCTAAAGTTTATAAGTTGATTGAAAGATTTTCAGAAGATATAGACCTTGCGTTAGATTGGAAAGTTTTAGGATACGGAAAAATAGAACCTTATGAAGATAGAAGTAATACCAAGCAACTAAAATTCAACGATAAAATAAATGATGATACAAAAGTATTTCTGCGTGATGAATTCCTACCCACTCTACAAAATGATTTTAAAGAAATACTAAAGCACAAAATATATAATTTTTATATCGATGAGTTTGACAGACAGACAATATGTTTTGACTATCCTAAAAATCATAAAGATAGCTCGATTCTACAAGTGATAAGATTGGAAATTGGAAGCTTAGCAGAACCAATTCCTGCAAGCAATCAAAAAATAAAAACTTATATCGAAGAAGCGTATCCGGAAGTATTTGATGAAAATATAGAAGTTGTGGCGGTAGACAGTTTACGAACCTTTTTTGAAAAGATTACTATACTTCATAGAGAAGCAAATCGAGTGAATGGAAATTATCCGACAAGATATTCAAGACATTTTTACGATGTTTATAAAATGATACTAACGGATATTAGAGAAAAGAGTTTTGAAAACATCGAATTATTAAAAATAGTTATTCACTTTAAGAAAAAATTCTACGCAAGTAATTGGGCGAAATATGATGACATCATGAATGGTAATTTAAAGTTAATACCATCAAAGGAAGGATTAGAAATTTTTTCAAAAGACTATGACAGCATGAAAAATATGTTGTTTGGAGAAAAGATACCATTTGATAAAATCATTGAGACTCTTAAGGAATACGAGAAAGAGTTGAATGGTGTTATAAAAAATAAATAA
- a CDS encoding CHAP domain-containing protein: protein MGKKLKKDFKERHKASIEKEMLHSETNIIPEESKLKDTDDYRGKIVHDKDRFQDKVHEKVSKRNAEIEPNGGVFKRNAKYRVSDKGSVNSSNETGKTDYDTEVKNGKIYNPLGQDLDNDGIIDRYDNDFRDSDYFESTYDVEDNLHHKAENTNSFSKSQKAQKKNYKRKNYTESLYTRKKDDVLKENNPEDKKTGKDTASKKVHSSIYKEQKKKLKKDMVKVSALSGLAKGSETVRDYLSHGSDENQGVEAGEKTADTSSKLIHGIKKYSDKKRAKRGYDLTNKDYKIRKRKSKLEFHDAKKKLKKTDEYKRASAYKRFQKKNQVKAVISRENKARLRDRIKEGLIGTLKSSKDMIIRKAKGLMLIFIGIIILGTFVINFAGTGMTGFMNSTSSVLTTSYLSKPNVLSEINQKFSDMEGELQSEVDHVKENYPGYDEYILNNTEYIGHNVHELLSYITSRCGEVKSVSEVESILKELFEFMYDLEYRKEIEIRYRTVTETYTDEDGHEHTESHEEPYEYKKLIVTLHKKEMNSIIRKVFANYPDNLKHYEALFLAQGNMGEAFGNSDLISANGGIGGGKEYEASTEVQKKIVNAAYITPSPGAGWCAMWVSQVYQNAGLGYIGGNACDMYRNYTFTSDRSKLKVGMLVAVESSSSGGTAGLTYGHVGIYIGDGKVIDNIGRIRVTTLDDWIATFCKHHPVGFGFPPNVKK, encoded by the coding sequence ATGGGAAAGAAACTGAAAAAGGACTTTAAGGAAAGGCACAAGGCAAGCATTGAAAAAGAAATGCTCCATAGTGAAACAAACATTATACCTGAAGAAAGTAAGCTAAAGGATACCGATGATTACAGAGGAAAAATTGTCCATGACAAAGACAGATTTCAAGATAAGGTGCATGAAAAGGTCAGTAAGAGAAATGCAGAAATTGAGCCAAATGGAGGTGTATTTAAAAGAAATGCAAAGTATAGGGTTTCCGATAAAGGAAGCGTAAATTCTTCAAATGAAACTGGGAAAACCGATTATGATACTGAGGTAAAGAACGGGAAAATCTATAATCCTTTGGGACAAGACCTTGATAATGATGGAATCATAGACAGGTATGATAATGACTTTAGGGATAGCGATTATTTTGAGTCAACCTATGATGTCGAGGATAATCTTCATCATAAAGCAGAAAATACAAATAGCTTCTCAAAAAGCCAAAAAGCTCAAAAGAAAAATTATAAGAGAAAAAACTATACCGAAAGCCTTTATACAAGGAAAAAGGATGATGTGTTAAAGGAGAATAATCCTGAAGATAAAAAGACTGGAAAAGATACTGCAAGCAAAAAAGTTCATAGCAGTATTTATAAAGAGCAGAAGAAAAAGCTAAAGAAAGATATGGTAAAAGTATCTGCCCTTTCAGGGCTTGCCAAAGGAAGTGAAACTGTAAGAGATTACTTGTCTCATGGAAGTGATGAAAATCAAGGAGTGGAAGCAGGAGAAAAGACAGCAGATACAAGCTCCAAGCTCATTCATGGCATAAAGAAGTATTCTGATAAGAAAAGAGCTAAAAGAGGCTATGACCTTACAAATAAGGACTATAAAATCAGAAAGCGTAAGTCAAAGTTGGAATTTCATGATGCCAAAAAGAAACTGAAAAAGACGGATGAGTATAAAAGAGCAAGTGCATATAAAAGATTTCAAAAGAAAAATCAGGTAAAGGCAGTAATTTCTCGTGAGAATAAGGCAAGGCTTAGAGACCGAATTAAAGAGGGACTTATCGGAACATTAAAAAGCTCAAAGGATATGATTATCCGAAAAGCAAAAGGACTAATGCTTATTTTCATAGGCATCATTATCTTAGGGACTTTTGTGATTAACTTTGCAGGAACGGGAATGACAGGCTTTATGAACTCTACAAGCTCTGTGCTTACAACAAGCTATTTATCAAAGCCAAATGTCCTAAGTGAAATCAATCAGAAATTTTCAGATATGGAGGGTGAGCTTCAAAGTGAAGTTGACCATGTGAAAGAAAATTATCCCGGATATGATGAATACATCTTAAATAATACAGAATACATCGGTCATAATGTCCATGAGCTTTTATCCTACATTACATCAAGGTGCGGAGAGGTAAAGAGTGTATCGGAAGTAGAATCCATATTAAAAGAATTATTTGAGTTCATGTATGACCTTGAGTATAGGAAAGAAATTGAAATCAGATACAGGACGGTTACAGAAACCTATACCGATGAAGATGGACATGAGCATACCGAAAGCCATGAAGAACCTTATGAGTATAAAAAACTCATCGTAACGCTTCATAAAAAAGAGATGAACAGCATTATCCGAAAGGTCTTTGCAAACTACCCCGATAATCTAAAGCACTATGAAGCCTTGTTCCTTGCACAAGGCAATATGGGAGAAGCCTTTGGTAATTCTGACCTTATCAGTGCAAATGGAGGTATCGGCGGTGGAAAAGAGTATGAGGCATCTACGGAAGTACAAAAGAAGATTGTTAATGCTGCATACATTACGCCATCTCCGGGTGCAGGCTGGTGTGCCATGTGGGTATCACAGGTCTATCAAAATGCAGGACTTGGATATATAGGCGGGAACGCCTGTGATATGTACCGAAATTATACCTTTACATCAGACAGGTCAAAGCTAAAAGTGGGAATGCTTGTTGCAGTTGAGAGCAGTAGTAGTGGTGGTACAGCCGGACTTACTTATGGTCATGTCGGTATTTATATAGGAGATGGGAAAGTGATTGATAACATAGGTCGAATAAGAGTAACTACCTTAGATGATTGGATAGCAACATTTTGTAAACATCATCCAGTAGGGTTCGGTTTTCCGCCAAATGTAAAGAAATAG
- a CDS encoding DNA topoisomerase 3 — protein MKLVIAEKPSVAISIAKVIGANKKKDGYYEGNGYRVSWCVGHLIQMVNPDVYDEKYAKWNITDLPIVPKNYRYEIAKSTRKQFNILKKLMNDKEIDSVINACDAGREGESIFRLVYNEAKCKKKMKRLWISSMEDSAIKEGFENLKDGKDYDNLFESAQARAIADWLVGMNISRLYSCLYQQNYSVGRVQTPILTMIVKRDDEIANFKKEKYYTVELSTNGFTLSTDRIDDEVATEQLINLVDDKIEITDIIQKEKITKPDLPFDLTTLQRECNKYFGYSAKQTLDYAQSLYEKKLITYPRTDSRCLTEDMIVSTVNNILGKNDFDTERIKVVFDSKKVTDHHAIIPTVSSLSEDLSNIPESEAKVYRLISNKLHASVGYPLIENTTKIVVLFDGFEFTSAGKVVKDDGFTKYLKDYKSKKNEDIELPDVKVGDVFEVENKEIKEKFTQPQKHFTEDTLLKAMEVAGNDALENGVEVERKGLGTPATRAGIIENLIYKGFVERDKKNLVATHKGISLVTIVSDTFKSAETTAKWEMELSDIAKGKENKEDFLKKIEEKINITIKQYK, from the coding sequence ATGAAGTTAGTTATTGCAGAAAAACCAAGTGTTGCAATTTCCATTGCAAAGGTTATTGGAGCAAATAAAAAGAAAGACGGATATTATGAAGGAAACGGATATAGGGTGAGCTGGTGCGTTGGACACCTAATTCAAATGGTAAATCCGGACGTTTATGATGAAAAATATGCTAAATGGAATATTACAGATTTACCGATTGTTCCAAAGAACTATAGGTATGAGATAGCAAAATCCACGAGGAAACAGTTTAATATCCTTAAAAAGCTGATGAATGATAAAGAAATAGATTCTGTTATCAATGCATGCGACGCAGGTCGTGAGGGAGAAAGCATTTTTAGACTTGTATATAACGAAGCTAAATGCAAAAAGAAGATGAAACGCCTTTGGATTTCATCTATGGAAGATAGTGCTATTAAAGAGGGCTTTGAAAATCTAAAAGATGGAAAGGACTATGACAATCTCTTTGAATCGGCACAGGCAAGGGCGATTGCGGATTGGTTAGTCGGAATGAATATTAGTAGGCTCTACTCTTGCCTGTATCAGCAAAATTACAGTGTTGGCAGAGTGCAGACACCTATTCTTACCATGATTGTAAAAAGAGATGATGAGATAGCAAACTTTAAAAAGGAAAAATACTATACAGTAGAGCTGTCAACAAACGGATTTACACTCTCCACAGACAGAATTGATGATGAAGTTGCTACTGAACAGTTAATCAATTTAGTAGACGATAAGATTGAAATTACTGATATTATTCAGAAGGAGAAAATTACAAAGCCTGACTTGCCATTTGATCTTACAACGCTGCAAAGAGAGTGTAATAAGTATTTCGGATACAGTGCTAAACAGACACTTGATTATGCTCAAAGCCTGTATGAAAAGAAACTGATTACCTATCCAAGAACAGACAGCAGATGTTTAACAGAGGATATGATTGTAAGTACGGTCAATAACATTTTGGGTAAAAATGACTTTGATACAGAGCGTATTAAGGTAGTATTTGATTCTAAAAAGGTTACAGATCATCACGCTATTATTCCGACAGTAAGCTCGCTAAGTGAGGATTTATCGAATATTCCTGAGAGTGAAGCAAAGGTATATAGGCTTATTTCTAATAAACTCCATGCAAGTGTAGGCTATCCACTTATTGAAAATACAACAAAGATTGTAGTTTTATTTGACGGCTTTGAGTTTACAAGTGCCGGCAAGGTTGTTAAAGATGACGGCTTTACAAAATATCTTAAAGATTACAAGTCTAAGAAAAATGAAGATATAGAGCTTCCTGATGTAAAAGTAGGCGATGTATTTGAAGTAGAAAATAAAGAGATTAAAGAGAAATTCACCCAACCTCAGAAACACTTTACTGAAGATACACTTTTAAAGGCGATGGAGGTTGCAGGAAATGATGCTTTAGAAAATGGTGTGGAGGTTGAAAGAAAAGGGCTTGGAACACCTGCAACAAGGGCAGGGATTATAGAGAACTTAATTTATAAAGGCTTTGTAGAAAGGGATAAGAAAAATCTTGTAGCCACGCATAAAGGAATTAGTCTTGTAACAATAGTATCTGATACCTTTAAGTCAGCAGAAACGACTGCAAAGTGGGAAATGGAGCTATCGGATATTGCAAAAGGCAAGGAAAATAAAGAAGATTTTCTGAAAAAAATTGAGGAAAAAATAAATATTACGATAAAACAATACAAATAG
- a CDS encoding CD1107 family mobile element protein, protein MKTNLKKNKKLFGAGLGILLIVTAIVVGMFASSRIVFAQGGLLPTFISPTEAPTSDNAVQTGAEVKVKYIFENEMIFKEEKIKAKKGQLLDSGDLPELSDDMKFIDEFLFYEVKGDGKDEISRKVERTKIKDKESQTGNGETQTELSKDDISKMEKEAKELQDKLDKLNCELKDKDKLSDKQKEKIKDLEDEIESLKGKVKKDKGNKDLSVDMKKEIDKLTEKVKELEKKAAETNKAHITSQSVTPISPISGIKSSSGISPQTPQTSISSTGKGSSDSVSSGNTTKDTGKGKTEVKEKEKEVRYPNKLTAKAPANNSQDSSMGSASKSVNTNKGVASSPSKARASVTENKDNANKDYPIHHGDGSDNKKTDQYTADARQFITFQTKNGKTFYLIINHDETQENVMLLTEVSEDDLLNMVEKKETSKREVVKEEPVKEEVKSEKKDEKSNLGTYIILLLVVGGALGAGYYFKVVKKKEDKELEALEEEDDDFFSEAESEEEINDADEVEDEE, encoded by the coding sequence ATGAAAACCAATTTGAAAAAGAATAAGAAATTATTTGGAGCAGGACTTGGGATTTTGCTTATAGTTACAGCCATAGTTGTTGGAATGTTTGCAAGTAGTAGGATTGTATTTGCACAAGGTGGCTTACTTCCAACATTTATAAGTCCAACAGAAGCACCTACAAGTGACAATGCTGTTCAAACAGGAGCAGAAGTAAAAGTAAAATACATTTTTGAGAATGAAATGATTTTTAAAGAAGAAAAGATAAAAGCTAAGAAAGGGCAGCTGCTTGATAGCGGAGATCTTCCAGAGCTTTCCGATGATATGAAATTTATTGATGAATTTCTGTTTTATGAAGTGAAGGGAGATGGAAAAGATGAGATTAGCCGTAAGGTAGAAAGGACAAAAATCAAGGATAAAGAAAGTCAGACGGGAAATGGGGAAACACAGACAGAACTTTCTAAAGACGATATTTCCAAAATGGAAAAAGAGGCAAAAGAGCTTCAGGATAAACTTGATAAGTTAAATTGCGAACTTAAGGACAAAGACAAATTAAGTGATAAGCAAAAGGAAAAAATCAAAGACCTTGAAGATGAGATTGAGAGCCTAAAAGGAAAAGTAAAAAAGGACAAGGGAAATAAAGACTTATCAGTAGATATGAAAAAGGAAATAGATAAGCTGACTGAAAAGGTCAAAGAACTTGAGAAAAAGGCTGCGGAAACAAATAAAGCCCATATAACATCGCAGTCAGTTACACCGATTAGTCCAATTTCTGGTATTAAGTCAAGTTCAGGTATTTCTCCTCAAACACCACAGACTTCTATAAGTAGTACTGGTAAAGGTTCATCGGATTCGGTAAGCTCAGGTAATACTACAAAGGATACCGGTAAAGGCAAAACGGAAGTAAAGGAGAAAGAAAAGGAAGTTCGCTATCCCAATAAGTTGACGGCAAAAGCTCCTGCGAATAACAGTCAGGATTCATCAATGGGGTCTGCAAGTAAGAGTGTAAACACCAACAAAGGAGTAGCTTCATCGCCATCAAAGGCAAGAGCGTCCGTTACGGAAAATAAAGATAATGCAAATAAGGACTATCCGATTCATCATGGAGATGGCAGTGATAATAAAAAAACAGATCAGTATACAGCAGATGCAAGGCAGTTTATTACCTTCCAAACTAAAAATGGAAAGACTTTTTATTTAATCATCAACCATGATGAGACACAAGAAAATGTAATGCTTCTTACAGAAGTATCCGAAGATGATTTACTGAATATGGTAGAGAAAAAAGAAACATCAAAACGGGAAGTAGTAAAAGAAGAACCTGTTAAGGAAGAAGTAAAGTCTGAGAAGAAGGACGAAAAGAGTAATTTAGGAACCTATATTATTTTGCTTCTTGTAGTAGGTGGTGCATTAGGAGCAGGCTACTATTTTAAAGTTGTGAAAAAGAAAGAAGATAAAGAACTTGAAGCTTTAGAGGAGGAAGATGATGATTTCTTTTCTGAAGCTGAAAGCGAGGAAGAAATAAATGATGCAGATGAAGTAGAAGATGAAGAATAA
- a CDS encoding DUF6088 family protein, whose translation MIPITNQIEKIMSENQGKIFSINDFYNLGTKNTIKSVLYRLNEENQITRLIDGLYIKPKYSEILKEYSYPDASEVAEKLADKFSWTIAPTGDTALNYTGLSTQIPNEYIYISDGAYREYLYRDKKIIFKHTTNRNITSYSKELSILIQAIKALGKDNISEEDIKKLAVFTKRIKENLKEDTLKLPFWIQEVLEKIQEINYE comes from the coding sequence ATGATTCCTATAACGAATCAAATTGAAAAAATTATGTCAGAAAATCAAGGAAAAATTTTTTCTATTAATGATTTCTACAATCTTGGAACAAAAAACACAATTAAATCTGTCTTATATAGATTAAATGAAGAAAATCAGATTACGAGGCTCATTGATGGATTATATATAAAACCAAAATATAGCGAAATTTTAAAAGAATATTCCTATCCGGATGCAAGTGAAGTTGCTGAAAAACTTGCAGATAAATTTTCTTGGACAATAGCTCCCACAGGAGATACAGCTCTAAACTATACAGGATTGTCCACTCAAATTCCTAATGAGTATATTTATATTTCAGATGGGGCATATAGAGAATATTTGTATAGGGATAAAAAGATTATCTTTAAACACACAACAAATAGAAACATAACATCTTATTCCAAAGAATTGTCCATTTTAATACAGGCAATTAAGGCATTAGGCAAAGACAACATCAGTGAAGAAGATATAAAAAAGCTTGCTGTATTTACCAAAAGAATTAAAGAGAATTTGAAAGAAGATACTTTAAAACTTCCTTTTTGGATACAGGAAGTTTTAGAAAAGATACAGGAGATCAACTATGAGTAA
- a CDS encoding VaFE repeat-containing surface-anchored protein, producing MRKIQKCLLLLFAVLLATMGMAFNPVYATEGLQYWTESKTRVGMVEKVMNDGSITSTFNEGYLTVGGEDAYCIDINTNFRSGYKVREDASTRMRPEQISDIALSIEYVKQYTKSHGGISENHAYLLRQLVVWQRLSTHLGWNCDNVRASYNEIDKNIQEEVFIGAKKFVKENRERYECGGYVYSGEGQDLGQFWAKLNVGKVTLQKKSGNSDVTYGNGNYSLANAKYGVFSDEDCSNQVATLTTNEKGETEIIEMKIGIAYIKELSAPPGYKIDPAVHPIKIETDKTVILKVSDMPKVTDCFVEIFKIDMETQVLNPQGNALLEGAEFTWKYYEGIYNKENLPKEATCTWVTKTVSEKKSDGTIRYITKLSDEHKVSGDRFYMQDGKIVLPIGTLTVEETKSPNGYLLKGSYIQVGNSGEQIKGLYVAQIMEEGDFAVLTGSNQAVVSDKVIRGGVKIQKRDLETGDTKPQGGAALKDASFNIISLNENSVLVLGKLYKKNEVVKTIHTDINGIASTSPDLLPHGKYKLSEKTPPEGYLTNGAKEIEFSITEDEKMVDLTDKDHSIYNQVKRGDIEGVKIGEKMHKRLANIPFKITSKSTGESHIVLTDRNGQFSTSSKWNSHKNHTNEGKSSEDGIWFGISEPDDSKGALPYDTYTIEEMRCKNNQAFELIPAFEVVVSKDNHTVHLGTLTDAYKEEVSIHTTATGKNGEKTMFADKKAIIVDTVKLKGLKEGIKYQLKGWQMVKEDHKELVVNEKRVETTKEFIAKDADSKKTMYFEFDSSELSGKSLVTFEELYEQKENGEWIKVAAHKDLNSEEQTILVKERGKTQSKKITIKTVSTGENGEKELDSKKELILKDKVELDGLEKGKTYKLKGFQMIKEDNVELKVNQRLVQSEKEFTAEDAKEVHNMKFTFDASELLGKNLVAFEEFYEKDEDGSWKKVAEHKDINDKNQTVHIKEKPQTPKKENPPQKEDKPRENIKQGSIPKTGESSNMYFYVGILCLSLAGMIAYGLYKRK from the coding sequence ATGAGAAAAATTCAGAAATGTCTATTATTGCTATTTGCCGTGTTATTAGCAACGATGGGGATGGCATTTAATCCAGTATATGCGACGGAAGGTTTGCAATACTGGACAGAATCAAAGACAAGAGTAGGAATGGTTGAAAAAGTAATGAATGACGGGTCTATTACCTCTACATTTAATGAAGGATATTTAACTGTTGGAGGAGAAGATGCTTATTGTATTGACATCAATACGAACTTTAGAAGTGGATATAAAGTAAGAGAAGATGCAAGTACTCGTATGAGGCCTGAACAGATAAGTGATATTGCGTTATCCATTGAATATGTAAAACAATATACTAAAAGCCATGGGGGAATAAGTGAAAATCATGCTTATCTTTTAAGACAGCTTGTTGTTTGGCAACGATTAAGCACGCATTTAGGCTGGAACTGTGATAACGTCAGAGCTTCCTATAATGAGATAGATAAAAATATACAGGAGGAAGTATTCATCGGTGCGAAAAAATTTGTGAAAGAGAATAGGGAACGATATGAATGTGGAGGATATGTATATTCCGGTGAGGGTCAGGATTTGGGGCAATTTTGGGCAAAACTTAATGTTGGGAAAGTGACGCTTCAAAAAAAATCCGGGAATAGTGATGTGACATATGGAAATGGCAATTATTCGCTTGCCAATGCAAAATACGGGGTATTTTCAGATGAAGATTGTAGCAACCAGGTCGCAACTCTTACAACAAATGAAAAAGGCGAGACGGAAATTATAGAAATGAAAATTGGGATCGCTTATATTAAAGAACTGTCTGCACCGCCTGGATATAAAATTGATCCGGCAGTCCATCCTATTAAAATTGAAACGGACAAAACAGTAATTTTGAAAGTTTCTGATATGCCTAAAGTTACAGATTGCTTTGTTGAAATTTTTAAAATAGATATGGAAACGCAGGTATTAAACCCACAAGGAAACGCCTTGTTAGAAGGAGCAGAATTTACATGGAAGTATTATGAGGGCATTTATAATAAAGAAAATCTTCCGAAAGAAGCAACCTGTACATGGGTTACAAAGACTGTTTCTGAAAAGAAAAGTGATGGCACAATTCGTTATATTACAAAATTATCAGATGAACATAAGGTATCAGGAGATCGTTTTTATATGCAGGACGGGAAGATTGTTTTGCCGATTGGAACATTAACAGTTGAAGAAACAAAATCTCCGAACGGCTATTTATTGAAAGGTTCTTATATACAAGTAGGAAATAGCGGAGAGCAAATCAAGGGACTTTATGTTGCACAAATTATGGAAGAAGGTGATTTTGCAGTATTGACGGGAAGTAATCAGGCGGTTGTATCGGATAAAGTCATTCGTGGCGGAGTAAAGATTCAGAAACGAGATTTGGAAACAGGAGATACAAAACCACAGGGGGGCGCTGCTTTAAAGGATGCTTCTTTTAATATCATTTCTTTAAATGAAAACAGTGTTCTGGTTTTAGGAAAACTTTATAAGAAGAATGAAGTAGTAAAGACCATCCATACGGATATTAACGGAATTGCTTCTACATCTCCAGATTTACTTCCACATGGGAAATATAAACTTTCAGAAAAAACACCGCCTGAGGGTTATTTAACAAACGGGGCAAAAGAAATAGAATTTTCAATTACAGAAGACGAAAAAATGGTTGATTTAACTGATAAGGACCATTCTATCTATAATCAGGTTAAGCGTGGAGATATTGAGGGAGTTAAGATAGGAGAAAAGATGCATAAGCGATTGGCAAATATTCCTTTTAAAATCACAAGTAAAAGCACAGGAGAAAGTCATATTGTATTGACGGATCGTAACGGACAATTTTCAACTTCATCTAAATGGAACTCTCACAAGAATCATACCAATGAGGGAAAGAGTAGTGAAGATGGAATTTGGTTCGGAATATCTGAACCAGATGATAGTAAGGGCGCCCTGCCTTATGACACCTATACAATCGAAGAGATGAGATGCAAAAATAATCAAGCTTTTGAATTGATTCCGGCATTTGAAGTTGTGGTATCTAAGGACAATCATACAGTTCATTTGGGGACTCTTACTGATGCGTATAAGGAGGAAGTGTCTATTCATACAACAGCTACAGGAAAAAATGGTGAAAAGACAATGTTTGCAGATAAAAAAGCCATTATCGTAGACACTGTTAAGTTAAAAGGATTGAAAGAAGGAATCAAATATCAGCTGAAGGGCTGGCAGATGGTAAAGGAAGATCATAAAGAACTTGTTGTAAATGAAAAGAGAGTTGAAACTACGAAAGAGTTTATCGCAAAAGATGCGGACAGCAAGAAAACAATGTATTTTGAATTTGATAGTAGCGAACTTTCAGGAAAGAGTTTGGTAACTTTTGAAGAATTATATGAACAGAAAGAAAATGGTGAATGGATAAAAGTTGCAGCGCATAAAGATTTAAATAGTGAGGAGCAGACAATTTTAGTGAAAGAAAGGGGGAAAACACAATCTAAGAAAATCACTATCAAAACCGTATCGACCGGAGAAAATGGCGAAAAAGAGCTGGATAGTAAAAAAGAACTTATCTTAAAGGACAAGGTAGAACTGGATGGCTTAGAAAAGGGTAAAACATATAAGCTAAAGGGTTTTCAGATGATTAAAGAAGATAATGTGGAACTTAAGGTCAATCAGAGATTAGTGCAAAGTGAAAAAGAATTTACTGCCGAAGATGCCAAAGAAGTTCACAATATGAAATTTACCTTTGATGCAAGTGAGCTACTAGGTAAAAACCTTGTTGCCTTTGAGGAATTTTATGAAAAGGATGAAGACGGAAGTTGGAAAAAGGTGGCAGAACACAAGGATATTAATGACAAGAACCAAACAGTTCACATAAAGGAAAAGCCACAGACACCTAAAAAGGAAAATCCGCCGCAAAAAGAAGATAAGCCGAGAGAAAATATAAAGCAAGGCTCTATTCCAAAGACTGGTGAGTCATCAAATATGTATTTCTATGTAGGAATACTTTGTTTATCATTGGCTGGAATGATTGCTTATGGGTTGTATAAAAGGAAGTAA